The sequence CACCACAAAAAGAATCGTGTTGTTAAGTTCGATTTTTGGAGAAGTGGGCAGACCGTGTCACATTATATTCATGTTGTGCTGAGAGCTGTCTTGCGTCTCCATGGTATACTGCTGGTAAGGCCCACCGCGGTACAGGAAGCTTCAACCGACCCGCGTTGGAAATGGTTTAAGGTATGTGATATAGCATTCTTACAAGCATTAAGCTATATATGTCTATATTCtgatttttatgaaaaatttacaaaattacATTGTTTACAGGGTTGCTTAGGTGCATTAGACGGCACATACATCAATGTTATGGTGCCAAATATTGATAAACCGCGGTATCGAACAAGGAAGGGACAGATTTCAACAAATACACTTGCAGTTTGTGACAAAGATATGAAGTTTGTATACGTTTTGCCGGGATGGGAGGGATCAGCCGCAGATGTTAGGATTTTGCGCGACGCGTTGAACCGACCTAATGGATTGAAGGTGCCTAGGGGTAAGTTGTGGACATATATAATAGTGTTTTATTGATGGCATATCTGCAAAGTACTTCAAGTTTATTGTATTGCATTGTTTGGTCTGGTGTAGGCTCTTACTATCTCGTAGATAATGGATACGCCAATTCCGAGGGGTTTCTCGCACCCTATAAAGGGGTTCGGTATCATCTCAAAGAGTGGGGACCTACAGCCGTACGCCCACAAAACGCTCAAGAATTGTTCAATATGCGCCACACGAAGGCTCGGAATATCATTGAACGTGCCTTCGGTGTTATGAAGATGAGGTGGGGGATTTTGAGGAGCTCTACGTTTTATCCCGTGAAGGTCCAGAATCGACTTATTATGGCGtgttttttattgaataatttcaTTAGAACGGAGATGGACGTGGATCCTATCGAACAAGCATTCGATAATCTACCACATGATAATGCTTTCAATGAACCGGAGCACGGAGAGTATGTGGATGCAGTTGAGTCGTCTCCCGAATGGGCTGCGAAGCGTGATGCCATTGCCCGATCAATGTGGCAAGAATATGTTGCAATGCACTGACTTCATTGGGATATATAAATTGTCGTGTCATTTATTTTTGAACCTCAATTTCCATTATTTTGTGAGGACAAGAAATTATTGTTTGTGACATTTTCTGCCCATGATTTTCAATATTTGGAAGATGTTGGTATTTGTTGCTTTCTATACCTTTTCTGCACGAATTTTTCTTGCTCACTCTTTGGTGTTTTGGAATAGGTATGTTATGGATAATCGTGGTTGGTTTACTGCCCCTTTTTGTTCTTGTGGAAATGGAAGGATGTTACTGCGGTGCGCAGGAGTGAAGGCTCGAAATGCCGGTCGTTATTATTACAAATGCCCTCACAAAGGTGGCCATGTCGGAGAGTTCTTTTGGTTTGATGAGGTCCACTGCCAAGGCGAGGCATCATATTTCAGCGCACCACCGCCGGTtgcctcattttccaattcctCTGTTCCACGACCTGCCAGTTCCTACACAGACAATGCAAGAGACGACCTGGGCCTGGGCGCAGGAGACACAATACCTGAAGTTGGGAGAGTGAGGAGAGACACCGACGagcaaaataattttatattcatgGCGATCGTGTTTATGTTGATAGGATTTGTTGTGGCTAAACTTGTGTAACTGAATTTCGTTTTAGGATGGCACGAACTTCGTTTCAATCTATTTTGTAACTTTATGGAGATCGTCTCGAATGCTTTATTGCTAAAGTTAAGGAACTTGAGGATGTTTTGAAATACGATAGGAATTGATTTTATGTTgcaatctatattatatataaaagacTAGTTTATGTTGGAAAGACATTTTGTGATTACACTCGAGTGATTATGCTTCTGTATTAAATCCTATTTCCATATCTTCCATACAACTCAACCCATTATGACTATATTCAATGCATTGTTAAAGATTGCAAGTTAATCCATTTGGAGAGCAGAATTCGCCCAATGAAACTCAAGATTTTGACTTGATTATGCTCTGTTTTCTTACTGCTACACGGCCATTAACATAAATGCAGAAAATTTGATTGCCCCAACTACCCTAATTAAACGCTGCAATTAAGAAATAACTCTCCAAATATTCCTATATCTTTCTATAAATACCAAGGCCAACCCCCTATTTCAAATGCAACAGAAAATTCATCTATCACAATAAGAAGATGCTTTTCGAAGATATTCCAGATCAAGCTTGGTTCTTCTATGGGGGCGAATGGAAGAGGCAAATGGACTCGATGCTGCTGCGAAGGATATTTGAGATTGAAAGAGACACAGGGATCATTCGTAAGCTTCCTGCTATAGCATTATATTTTCAGTGACAATGTTGATGAACTGTTTCTCTCTAAACTACAACGTCTACTACTTTTCTTTTGACGTTATTCAGCCGGATGGGGTATCAACAGCATACATGCAATCCTTACTGTAACTGGCGACCTCAACGATATGTTTGCCAAAGATTTCACAACCTTTgacatcaaagaaaaattgataACGTTGGAGGGCCGATTCAACACTTACGTGAAACTGATGAATAGGCCCGACACTCATTGGGATCAACCTTCGAATCGCATCATCGCGCTTGATGAAGTGTGGGATAAAATCTTCTTGGTGTGCTACCTCCTTCTTGCATTATTGTTTTACATTCTGGTCACCATTTCTTCAATTAGAAACTGACATAATATTGTATCATTTGCGAAGGAGAATGTGTGGGCGCAAGCTTATTACTACGTTGGTGAGCCGGAGTACTACAAGATGTGTTCGCTATTTGGAATAAAAAAGCTCAAACATGAACTAGGCCATGAAGTAATCACTATAAGCTCTACAGTGCGAACTCAAGTTCTCTCCGATGATGAGGACGACACTTCCCCAATCGTGAAAGAACCGAAAACTGTTGTCCGCAAGCTCTTTCCTGAAGATGATGATTCTATCATCAACCTTGAACTCTAGATTTGGTTTTGAGAATGGTCACCTTTTGTTTTCGTAGCAACCAGTTATGGTAAAATGTTTCCAATATTTTTGTGGAGTATGTTGTGGTGATGAAGCTTATTCATATGGATGTGCCTAGTTCATGTTACTAGATTTTTTAGCAATGCTAGGAATTGTTTGCTCGTGCCAATgatataaaaaatcaaagagAACATAATATAAATAAAGGAAATTACCAAATAGATATCAGCAAGAACACACCAACAATGTCACATTTGTTCCAACAACAAGAACAAATGTTATGAAATGGAAAACTACATCGTGGCAAGTTCACCAACTATTAAATACTACTAGAACTGGAAATGCATCAAAGTCTATGCAAAAGCATCAAAATAGATAATTAAGACTGCACCAAGCATAAATGTGCCAAGTCTTTACCAAAAAACTTCAAACCACTACCATCAGAAGTCACTTGAACCTCCCCTCAAGGAAACGCCTCGCATATGCCTCCTTCGCACTCGTCGGCAGGCCGCGAAAAATCTCGAGACGCTCCGTCTTGTCTGCGAGGAGCTCGCACACATCGAATTTGTCCTCCAAAGTGAAGCCCCCGATGTCACCAAGCTGATCAAAGACCTCTTGCCTAGCCTTTCCCATGTCAAAGTCATAGCCAATCCTATTTGCCAAGTTCTCCAGCCTCTTATCTGTGGTACGGTTGATCTCACGAAGCACTTCACACAGAGCACTCATATCTTCCGGTTGTTTGCGCTTCCTGCCAACACCAGCAGATGCGGTGGTCCCCTTGCTGCTGTGTCCTACACTTTCTTCGACAATTTCATGCTCCGGCGTGTCAGCAAGATTGACATGGTAATCGGAATCGGGAGTGTTCACCTCTACATTTTCGCGACGCTGCATCTCGTTGACTGCATCCAGCAAGTCCTCAGCTTGTTCCCCGGTTGCTCGGTCTTTCCCGAAAACCTCTTTCCAATCATCTAGCATCGGCCATGGCTTGTATCTCATCAGCCTTGCATTAGGATCACACTGCATTGGAGAAGTATCAGCAACCATAGTTAAGCAATGTCATTTAGAAACTATAACACATTTGTGCAAGAAATTTGAAGAGTACCTTCACTATTTGCTCCCACATTTCATTCGAGCAATCAATCAAATAGTCTCCGTTGGTATTAAACCCAAATCCACTACGCCCTAACATCTGTGACAAGCTATAGTAATTCTTTTTCCATGCACATATCTTGGAGTTTATGTGCGGGACTCCTTTTAGATCCGTTTCTGGAAACACAGCCTTCATCCCCTCCTCGAGTTTAGTTAGGTATCCCGCCCTAAAGCCGTTATCCGACTTCCAGCCCTGAACCACCAATTCCTTCAACGAAGTGATTAGTGTTTCCTCCTCCTTACATGTCCAACTCCTCCGTGTCTTCTCCGTCTTATTAACACGGCCACCGCCTAGACCACAACTCCCTAGGAATCATGTAACGTTATTCATTGAGAAGcaaatgaaaatatgaaaactaGCATAATATCCACCACAGAAACGATTCTtaaacatgaaaaaaaataaaaatccaaaCTACAATATAGATTAAAGACAGCAACATCAGTATTCAACGCAAAgcagtaaaaagaaaaataaaaactggCATGCATATTCACCATACTACGGATTGGAAAACAAGTGAAAAAGTAGTGTTAActggataaaaaaaaatgcaaacaaCAAACTTAAATAGAACAAAAACAATGGCGCATCAGTTTACTGtcgatgaaaaaaaaaactcaaataacATGCAGAAATAAGCAAAACTTATGGCTCCATAAGTTACCTTGCTGCGCCGATGCCATCGCGACTGCAACGATATCCAAAGAAAACTCCACCTAGAACGGTATTTGCAACTCTCTTCGAACTTTGTTTCTGCAGATGTGAAGATCTCCATCGATTTGGAGATATAAGTAGGCGAGCAAGCCCGCGAAATAGCAGACGCTTCACATTCTCGGCGGGATTTTGCTGAGGATACGCGTggaaataagaaaaaatgacGAGGATAATATAGTAATATCATCTATTAAACCTGCAATTACCAAAGCAATTCAAACACCGCGCATGCGCTAAGAGTAGGTTAAATGATTCCTATCAAACACGCGGCCCATTTACCGCTACACCCTAATCCAGATTACTATAAAGTGGTTTAAGTTAAGTGGGCTTAAACCGACTGCCAAATCAAACACGGCCTGAAATGTGTTATTGTGTGCTGCTTGAGATTTAAGATGctgaaatattatttataatataattttgaaattgtgattGTAATTTATTATAAACATTAAAAACTTTTAAATTTGTGAATCGTCAACTTCATCAAAACCTTCCTtccacaaataataataataatcgtgaaatttatatttttgtaaaatatttatGTTGAGTATTTACATGCCTTCTCTGAACTTATCCAGTCTTGAGAAGAGAATAAAAACAAAAGGTCGTCCTTATAATCAACATTTTCAAATTATAAGAAGACCAAATAAATGTGAACCgttgatttatttaatataattggGTAAAATATATACTATTAATTCTGGTTTTGAGGACGTTGACCCGAAAGGCATGGAGTCAAGGTCAAGCCCGCCTCTTCCAATTACGCGGTCCTCTCGTGGGGGCGGGTCCCACTCCCACTCTTATCAAATGGGGCCCAGTAGTTTGTAGGCTAGTAAAAAAGTCGTCTGTTATGAGTCATGAATTATGACAGCTTTCTATTACTCTAATCTTTCCTAACTGTTGTGGTGTCCTCTTCTGGGCGCTTCATATCAATATAATTTCATTCATGCTAAATTTTGTtcacttttatttttgtaatgtGATCacacaaaatattataattgcaTGCACGAGTACATGCATAATGCCTATTAAACCGGCCTTAAGGTCCAGGGTcgaataattgaaaaaaataaagaattagtCCCACGTAAGAGACGGGTCGAAGCGAGGCACGTTACGGGTCGGGGCGTGCCTGGGAGCGAGTCACAGGTTACAAATAGGGATGTCAATACAGCCCAAAATCCGTGGGCTGACCCGAATAACTCgataaaattagagggttagggttgaataaTCGCAatccgaaaaaacctccagcccgctTAGCcggcacccgactaacccggaacccgatagggctagcctaAAAatccgatgggctggcccggtgggctgacggaattgtgactgatgcatccaattacaacttctgctatgtttagatctacggcatttgcttaaatatatatatgtagcctcgttaaaaaaagtgaaattaattagttagaatatatatgtgtgtgtgtgtttgcaatctcattaaaaaaagtgaaattaattacggattttttgtagaaattgattattagtatctcattagttaaaaattaattattagtatctcattttaaagtgataccgaTTTTTTTtcctgtcaatgagacgtgcatggcaaatcaaCTAAtaattcagtaataatccagattgattctagtgcattgatacatgttaaattttactatttcattttaatattattttatatatgtaatcttgaatatcttatatttttgcatttcatgtttttctatatattttatatctttaatatctatgtatattttatacattatacattagatcattaggaataataaaatacaaatgataattttatttttacgctttgacctgattagcccgatgggctagcccgaaatccgaaagtttagggttaggttgaagatttacaactcgaaaaaatctccaacccgactaacccggaacccgatagggctagcccgaaaacccgatgggctggcccgattgacatccttAGTTACACATTATGaattgattttaaaatatataataattattttcctaaataaatataaaaatgaagtTATGATGCAgtgattaataattattttcctaaataaatatataactatataagtaTCATTTTCACCTTACAACTGCCCAGGTTTGAAATCCGCTAAATGCATcattttgtaacttttttattttcagcattttagtttttctatttttctattttttttatttttctcttttcagctttttttcttcttctatatttccgtttttcttttttcatttcagcgtcttctttatttattttttctattttttcgtttttcttttttcttttttcttttcaacattttatttatttatttttctatttttttatttttcttttttattttcagcatttttgttgttttttttcttcctatttttcatttatttatgattttttaaaaaatactccctccgtcccgctaaagttggctacatttg comes from Salvia miltiorrhiza cultivar Shanhuang (shh) chromosome 3, IMPLAD_Smil_shh, whole genome shotgun sequence and encodes:
- the LOC131016723 gene encoding protein ALP1-like, coding for MDIIRRKNACVYMAVEEILHDQMMQISVVVDAVDRARSQKRKRRVLAVPYGMLHRIPDQVKHLNRIIGFSDVDCLTNLRMDRNTFGRLCLLLRDLCGLKNGRFVSVEEQVALFLSVLAHHKKNRVVKFDFWRSGQTVSHYIHVVLRAVLRLHGILLVRPTAVQEASTDPRWKWFKGCLGALDGTYINVMVPNIDKPRYRTRKGQISTNTLAVCDKDMKFVYVLPGWEGSAADVRILRDALNRPNGLKVPRGSYYLVDNGYANSEGFLAPYKGVRYHLKEWGPTAVRPQNAQELFNMRHTKARNIIERAFGVMKMRWGILRSSTFYPVKVQNRLIMACFLLNNFIRTEMDVDPIEQAFDNLPHDNAFNEPEHGEYVDAVESSPEWAAKRDAIARSMWQEYVAMH